The following coding sequences lie in one Schistocerca serialis cubense isolate TAMUIC-IGC-003099 chromosome 12, iqSchSeri2.2, whole genome shotgun sequence genomic window:
- the LOC126428359 gene encoding uncharacterized protein LOC126428359, which translates to MMQPGLSSILALSSVRCLIFNYSVVTGVPFHKFPGKLVSLRELKIRGCQGDPKATDGLCEQMPDLKIYGSIEAEDPPFNTEDHQNDVDLEGEENVGLGGADEIRDDRSDSGKVSDVDSSSSSGNESDSIIWDESSIPFLFLQDV; encoded by the exons ATGATGCAACCTGGTCTGAGCAGTATCCTCGCGTTGTCCAGTGTGCGCTGCCTGATATTCAACTATTCCGTTGTTACTGGAGTGCCATTTCATAAGTTCCCAGGAAAGCTGGTCAGTCTCAG GGAGCTGAAAATCCGAGGCTGTCAAGGTGACCCTAAAGCCACAGATGGACTGTGTGAGCAGATGCCTGATCTCAAAATCTATGGCAGCATTGAAGCAGAGGATCCACCTTTCAACACAGAAGATCACCAGAATGATGTAGACCTTGAAGGGGAAGAGAATGTGGGGCTCGGTGGAGCAGACGAAATACGTGACGACCGTTCAGATAGTGGCAAAGTCAGTGACGTTGACAGTAGCAGTAGCAGTGGTAATGAGAGTGATAGTATTATTTGGGATGAAAGTAGTATACCTTTTCTCTTTCTGCAGGATGTGTGA